The following are encoded in a window of Bradyrhizobium guangdongense genomic DNA:
- a CDS encoding glycosyltransferase family 4 protein — MATPAKLIIAAQFYPPDTTTTAVYVGKIAESLARDRQIVVISATQGSRADGKAGKPEVVEIKSWNPRKSAIVQRALAICLLAAQMFFSVLRRARSGDIVFCVTTPFTLPYTVLLAARLRGAKTMLLIYDLYPEALEAAGMVRPTSLAVRLIRLANTLLFRRLDAIVVIGRDVPPLIEKYPGVVADQLHYIPNWALIPIGYRKIDPASRFRAPDSSRFIVGLSGNLGFTHDPVTVFEAARLLRDRRDIHFMLSGWGVGWATLNELHAKAPLENVTIMKPVPEDELVEFLSAADLWVIPYRQHVAGVSIPSRLYNILAIGRPIVVASEANSEGALVLGEEAIGWVVSPENPAELARAIREAAGDRQATMEKGIRAAGIAEKYREDVALAHYGQVVVDVSQAVRRN, encoded by the coding sequence ATGGCCACTCCCGCAAAGCTGATCATCGCGGCTCAGTTCTATCCGCCCGATACGACCACGACGGCAGTTTATGTCGGCAAGATCGCCGAGAGCCTCGCAAGAGATCGGCAGATCGTTGTGATCTCAGCGACACAAGGCTCGCGCGCGGACGGCAAAGCCGGCAAGCCCGAGGTCGTCGAAATCAAGAGCTGGAATCCGCGCAAGTCCGCGATCGTCCAGCGCGCTCTCGCGATCTGCTTGCTTGCTGCCCAAATGTTCTTCTCGGTCCTGCGGCGGGCAAGGTCGGGCGACATCGTCTTCTGCGTCACGACGCCGTTCACCCTGCCCTACACCGTGCTTCTCGCCGCCAGATTGCGTGGAGCAAAGACTATGCTCCTGATATATGATCTCTATCCGGAAGCGCTGGAGGCCGCCGGTATGGTTCGCCCCACTTCGCTGGCGGTGCGCCTCATTCGCTTGGCCAACACGCTTCTGTTCCGGCGCCTTGATGCGATCGTCGTGATCGGGCGCGACGTGCCGCCTCTGATCGAAAAATATCCCGGTGTCGTCGCGGACCAGCTTCACTATATTCCAAACTGGGCGCTGATTCCGATCGGCTATCGCAAGATTGATCCGGCCAGCCGATTCCGCGCGCCGGACTCCTCCAGGTTTATCGTTGGTCTTTCCGGCAATCTCGGTTTCACACACGATCCCGTCACGGTGTTCGAAGCGGCGCGCCTGTTACGAGACCGCCGGGACATTCATTTCATGCTCTCGGGATGGGGCGTGGGCTGGGCCACGCTCAACGAGCTCCATGCCAAGGCCCCTCTTGAGAATGTCACGATCATGAAACCTGTCCCCGAAGACGAACTCGTGGAATTCCTGTCGGCGGCCGATCTCTGGGTTATTCCGTATCGTCAGCATGTCGCCGGTGTCTCGATCCCCAGCCGCCTCTATAACATCCTCGCGATCGGGCGTCCGATCGTGGTCGCCTCGGAGGCCAATTCCGAAGGCGCGCTCGTGCTTGGCGAAGAGGCGATCGGATGGGTCGTTTCTCCAGAAAACCCCGCCGAGCTCGCGCGAGCCATTCGCGAGGCCGCCGGCGATCGGCAGGCCACAATGGAGAAGGGTATTCGTGCGGCCGGCATCGCCGAGAAATATCGCGAGGACGTCGCCCTTGCTCACTACGGTCAGGTGGTGGTCGATGTCAGCCAGGCAGTGCGCCGCAATTAG
- the fcl gene encoding GDP-L-fucose synthase, protein MASVPFELKGKSVYVAGHRGMVGSAIVRRLARENVNLVTVERHEVDLCNQAAVFDWFAKMRPQVIFLAAAKVGGIVANNTLRAEFIYDNIAIAANVIHAAHLNRAEKLMFLGSSCIYPKLAPQPLREDAVLTGPLEPTNEPYAIAKIAGIKMAEAYRSQYGSDFISVMPTNLYGPGDNYHPELSHVVAALIRRFHEAKLSGARTVAVWGTGTPRREFLYVDDMADACVHLMKTYSSSELINIGTGEDIAIAEFARVVAEIVGYRGEISFDPSRPDGTPRKLLDIGRLDKLGWRATTSLKDGIARAYGAYLAEGQANGPQPHA, encoded by the coding sequence ATGGCAAGCGTACCGTTTGAGCTGAAGGGCAAGAGCGTCTACGTCGCCGGCCATCGCGGCATGGTCGGCAGCGCCATTGTGCGTCGTCTGGCGCGGGAGAACGTAAATCTCGTCACCGTCGAGCGGCACGAGGTCGATCTCTGCAACCAGGCGGCCGTGTTCGACTGGTTCGCGAAGATGCGGCCGCAGGTGATCTTCCTCGCCGCCGCCAAGGTCGGCGGCATCGTCGCCAACAACACGCTGCGCGCCGAGTTCATCTACGACAACATCGCGATCGCAGCCAACGTGATCCACGCCGCGCATCTGAACCGGGCCGAGAAGCTGATGTTCCTCGGCTCGTCCTGCATCTATCCGAAGCTGGCGCCGCAGCCGCTGCGCGAGGATGCCGTGCTCACAGGTCCGCTGGAGCCGACCAACGAGCCTTATGCCATCGCCAAGATCGCCGGCATCAAGATGGCGGAGGCCTATCGCAGCCAATATGGCAGCGACTTCATCAGCGTGATGCCGACCAATCTCTACGGTCCCGGCGACAATTATCACCCTGAATTGAGCCATGTGGTCGCGGCGCTGATCCGGCGCTTTCATGAGGCGAAGCTTTCGGGTGCCAGGACCGTCGCGGTCTGGGGCACCGGCACGCCGCGGCGCGAGTTCCTCTATGTCGACGACATGGCCGATGCCTGCGTCCACCTGATGAAGACCTACTCCAGCAGCGAGCTGATCAACATCGGCACCGGCGAGGACATCGCCATTGCGGAGTTCGCGCGCGTGGTCGCCGAGATCGTCGGCTATCGCGGCGAGATCTCCTTCGACCCCTCGCGCCCCGACGGCACGCCGCGCAAGCTGCTCGACATCGGCCGCCTCGACAAGCTCGGCTGGCGGGCGACGACATCGTTGAAGGACGGTATCGCCCGCGCTTATGGAGCCTATTTGGCGGAAGGTCAGGCCAACGGCCCTCAGCCGCACGCCTGA
- the gmd gene encoding GDP-mannose 4,6-dehydratase, which yields MTAQDSKQRVALITGVTGQDGAYLAEHLLSLGYVVHGIKRRSSSFNTARVDHLYQDPHVGNVPFLMHYGDMTDSTNLIRLVQQIRPTEIYNLAAQSHVAVSFESPEYTANADAIGVLRLLEAIRILGMEKETRFYQASTSELYGLVQEIPQKETTPFYPRSPYGVAKLYGYWITVNYREAYGMFASNGILFNHESPIRGETFVTRKITRGVARIELGLEQTLYLGNLEAKRDWGHAKDYVEGMHMILQADKPDDFVLATGETRSVRELVELSFAQVGRRIEWRGKGVDETGVDAKSGKIVVRIDPTYFRPTEVDLLVGDASKAQKVLGWKPKRSFAQLVEEMMAGDLAEAKRDIANGKRTV from the coding sequence ATGACTGCTCAAGACTCCAAACAGCGCGTCGCTCTCATCACCGGTGTGACCGGGCAGGACGGGGCTTATCTCGCCGAGCATTTGCTGTCGCTCGGCTATGTCGTGCACGGCATCAAGCGGCGCTCGTCCTCGTTCAACACCGCGCGCGTCGATCACCTCTACCAGGACCCGCATGTCGGCAACGTGCCGTTCCTGATGCATTACGGCGACATGACGGATTCGACCAACCTGATCCGCCTGGTGCAGCAGATCCGCCCGACCGAGATCTACAATCTCGCCGCGCAGAGCCACGTCGCCGTCAGCTTCGAGAGTCCGGAATACACCGCCAACGCCGATGCCATCGGCGTGCTGCGCCTTTTGGAGGCGATCCGCATCCTCGGCATGGAGAAGGAGACGCGGTTCTACCAGGCCTCGACCTCCGAGCTCTACGGCCTGGTGCAGGAGATCCCGCAGAAGGAGACCACGCCGTTCTATCCGCGCTCGCCTTATGGCGTCGCCAAGCTCTATGGCTACTGGATCACGGTGAACTACCGCGAAGCCTACGGCATGTTTGCCTCGAACGGCATCCTGTTCAACCATGAGAGCCCGATCCGCGGCGAGACCTTCGTCACCCGCAAGATCACCCGCGGTGTGGCCCGGATCGAGCTTGGGCTGGAGCAGACGCTCTATCTCGGCAATCTCGAGGCCAAGCGCGACTGGGGCCATGCCAAGGACTATGTCGAGGGCATGCACATGATCCTGCAGGCCGACAAGCCCGACGATTTCGTGCTCGCCACCGGCGAAACGCGCTCGGTCCGCGAGCTGGTCGAACTGTCCTTTGCCCAGGTCGGCCGCCGCATCGAATGGCGCGGCAAGGGCGTGGACGAGACCGGCGTCGATGCGAAGAGCGGCAAGATCGTGGTGAGGATTGATCCGACCTATTTCCGCCCGACCGAGGTCGATCTGCTCGTCGGCGACGCCAGCAAGGCGCAAAAGGTGCTCGGCTGGAAACCGAAGCGGAGCTTTGCGCAGCTCGTCGAAGAGATGATGGCGGGCGACCTTGCCGAGGCCAAACGGGACATTGCGAATGGCAAGCGTACCGTTTGA
- a CDS encoding D-glycero-alpha-D-manno-heptose-1,7-bisphosphate 7-phosphatase, which yields MTTSTRPAVFFDRDGVLNHDAGYLFEVSKFKWIDGAREAVRLVNEAGYFAFVVTNQSGVARGFYGESDVHALHRWMADELAAAGAHIDAFEYCPDHPEAVVESYRRDSDRRKPGPGMITDLMKRFPVATDRSFLIGDQERDLKAARAAGIRGLLFREGNLATFVREALKLA from the coding sequence ATGACGACATCGACCCGGCCGGCCGTCTTCTTCGACCGCGACGGCGTTCTCAATCACGACGCCGGCTACCTCTTCGAGGTCAGCAAGTTCAAATGGATCGACGGCGCGCGCGAGGCGGTCAGGCTCGTAAATGAGGCCGGCTATTTCGCCTTCGTAGTCACCAACCAGTCCGGCGTGGCCCGCGGATTCTACGGGGAGAGCGACGTACATGCCCTCCATCGCTGGATGGCCGACGAGCTCGCCGCCGCCGGCGCCCATATCGACGCGTTCGAATATTGCCCCGATCACCCCGAGGCCGTCGTCGAGAGCTATCGACGCGACAGCGACCGGCGAAAGCCGGGGCCCGGCATGATCACTGACCTCATGAAGCGCTTTCCCGTCGCGACCGACAGGAGCTTCCTGATCGGCGATCAGGAGCGCGACCTGAAGGCGGCGCGCGCTGCCGGCATCCGTGGCCTGCTATTTCGGGAAGGCAATCTCGCGACCTTCGTGCGCGAGGCGCTCAAGCTCGCCTGA
- a CDS encoding phytanoyl-CoA dioxygenase family protein, with translation MTSHPYSYNHLPVIDYPNHPAYGTAFPKPSLGERAAALAKFASGFAMITARLMADYEHLPRPSDKSHKVAELVRRSPTYLRLVATQKLRRLTRRATEPRTTAGANVLKTLKRDGIAGFHLSPEQLGRIRDLLAPHYRTLEARLAQKTPDQRHFDETRLWLDKDAFPELYAYFNQLGSELGVIDAASAYLDRPVAIAHVVPQINDPSDAFWANHFRDVGVVDSPCDYCHVDATYNLLKFIIYVSEVGPENGPFTYVRGTHRASRNFWDGLIRRANDYASLSSTKPQNRRLFNALPKFLQRKAAFGVDLPAGSEYADAILDNEWRVTSDQGDAVLFDPFGIHRGGMVRSGRRLVVTMMLTEPT, from the coding sequence ATGACATCGCACCCATATTCGTACAATCATTTGCCAGTCATCGATTATCCGAATCACCCTGCGTATGGCACGGCTTTCCCGAAGCCAAGCCTCGGCGAACGCGCCGCGGCACTGGCAAAATTCGCATCGGGCTTTGCCATGATCACGGCCCGTCTGATGGCCGACTACGAGCATCTGCCGCGCCCCAGCGACAAATCGCACAAGGTGGCCGAGCTGGTCCGGCGCTCCCCGACGTATCTGCGGCTGGTGGCGACACAGAAGCTGCGGCGGCTGACGCGACGCGCCACGGAGCCGAGGACGACGGCCGGTGCCAACGTGCTGAAGACGCTGAAACGCGACGGCATAGCGGGTTTTCACCTCTCGCCAGAACAGCTCGGCCGTATCAGAGACCTGCTCGCCCCGCACTACCGGACGCTTGAAGCGAGACTTGCACAAAAGACGCCAGACCAACGCCATTTCGACGAGACGCGGCTGTGGCTGGACAAGGACGCCTTTCCCGAGCTCTACGCTTATTTCAATCAACTGGGGTCCGAGCTTGGCGTCATCGACGCGGCGAGCGCCTATCTCGATCGTCCGGTGGCGATTGCCCATGTGGTACCTCAGATCAACGACCCGAGCGACGCCTTCTGGGCCAATCATTTTCGAGACGTTGGTGTCGTGGACTCGCCCTGCGACTATTGTCACGTCGATGCGACCTACAACCTCCTCAAGTTCATCATCTATGTGAGCGAGGTCGGCCCCGAGAATGGTCCGTTCACCTATGTCCGCGGAACCCATCGCGCGAGCCGCAACTTCTGGGACGGGCTCATCCGCCGCGCCAACGACTATGCCAGCCTGTCGTCGACCAAGCCGCAGAACCGCCGGCTCTTCAACGCGCTTCCAAAATTCCTGCAGCGCAAAGCCGCGTTCGGGGTCGATCTGCCCGCCGGCAGCGAATATGCCGACGCCATACTCGACAACGAATGGCGCGTGACCAGCGACCAGGGCGACGCGGTCCTGTTCGACCCATTCGGAATCCACCGCGGCGGCATGGTACGGAGCGGCCGCAGACTGGTTGTCACCATGATGCTGACGGAACCGACGTAG
- a CDS encoding phenylacetate--CoA ligase family protein, protein MTAHYDTLETREPAAREAELFARLPSVLRSAMAAPAYAERLKGVDPASVTSRATLAGLPVLRKSELPALHKASQPFGGFVAASPGSFARLFTSPGPIFEPEGRQDDPWRGARALFAAGFRPDDIVLNTFSYHLTPGGFIFDASARALGCAVIPAGPGNTEQQFELIEAYRPVGYSGTPDFLKILLDAAATAKRDVSSIKRALVSGAAFPPSLQAEIKARGIDAYQAFGTADLGLIAFESEAREGMVVNEDLIMEIVKPGTGDPVRPGDVGEIVVTSLDPHHPWIRLALGDLTAVLPGTSPCGRTNMRIKGWMGRADQTTKVKGMFVRPEQIAEIGKRHPALGRLRLVVTRQGEADAMTLKAETTAPGDALREEIAASLRAVTKLGGAVELVSPGILPNDGKVIADERSTA, encoded by the coding sequence ATGACCGCCCATTACGACACCCTCGAGACGCGTGAGCCGGCGGCGCGCGAGGCCGAACTGTTCGCCCGCCTGCCAAGCGTGCTCCGCAGCGCCATGGCCGCCCCTGCCTACGCCGAGCGACTGAAGGGCGTCGATCCCGCCTCGGTGACCTCCAGAGCGACGCTGGCGGGTCTGCCGGTGCTGCGCAAGTCGGAACTGCCGGCCCTGCACAAGGCCTCCCAGCCCTTCGGCGGCTTCGTGGCTGCATCCCCGGGCTCGTTCGCCCGCCTGTTCACCTCGCCGGGGCCGATCTTCGAGCCGGAGGGACGCCAGGACGATCCCTGGCGGGGCGCGCGTGCGCTGTTCGCGGCCGGCTTTCGCCCAGATGACATCGTGCTCAATACCTTCAGCTACCACCTGACCCCCGGCGGCTTCATTTTCGACGCCTCGGCGCGCGCGCTCGGCTGCGCCGTGATCCCGGCTGGCCCCGGCAATACCGAGCAGCAATTCGAGTTGATCGAGGCCTACCGCCCGGTCGGCTACAGCGGCACACCGGACTTCCTGAAGATATTGCTCGATGCCGCGGCGACCGCCAAACGGGATGTCTCCTCGATCAAGCGCGCGCTAGTGTCGGGGGCCGCCTTCCCGCCTTCGCTCCAGGCCGAGATCAAGGCGCGCGGCATCGACGCCTACCAAGCCTTCGGCACTGCCGATCTCGGCCTGATCGCGTTCGAGTCCGAGGCGCGTGAGGGCATGGTCGTGAATGAGGATCTGATCATGGAGATCGTCAAGCCCGGCACCGGCGATCCCGTGAGGCCAGGCGATGTCGGCGAGATCGTGGTGACCTCGCTCGATCCGCACCACCCCTGGATCCGGCTTGCGCTCGGCGACCTCACGGCCGTCCTGCCCGGCACGAGCCCATGCGGACGCACCAACATGCGCATCAAGGGCTGGATGGGCCGCGCCGACCAGACCACCAAGGTCAAAGGCATGTTCGTCCGCCCCGAGCAGATCGCCGAGATCGGCAAGCGCCATCCCGCGCTCGGGCGACTGCGCCTCGTCGTCACGCGCCAGGGCGAGGCTGATGCGATGACGCTGAAAGCCGAGACGACCGCCCCGGGCGACGCGCTCCGCGAAGAGATCGCGGCCAGTTTGCGCGCCGTCACCAAGCTCGGCGGCGCCGTCGAGTTGGTCAGCCCAGGCATATTGCCGAACGATGGCAAGGTGATTGCGGACGAGCGGTCGACCGCTTGA
- a CDS encoding AGE family epimerase/isomerase translates to MTDERISEAEGAGDVIARLKRRMVEDALPMWSAVGWDHAAGGFIDRLHRDGTADTAAPRRVFVQARQIYCYAKAAQMGWYPQGRAIALKGLEHLLAKAKAPDGKPGYVHRLTPEGTVLDSRRDAYDHAFILFALATVYALDQDAQIRAEIDALLAFLDGHLRSPHGGVHESLPVSLPRRQNPQMHLFEAMIACFEATHDLSFQNRAGEFFALFLANLYDKRKCILTEYFEEDWSKIEPVSVEPGHQAEWVWLLKGFERITGCPTGPRRAELLATALRYRDAATGCLADEGDDTGHIRRSTRRLWPQTEMAKAWVAQAESGEAGAADEARAALVRLERHYLSHPVRGGWYDQFDSDGKSLVDTIPASSFYHVLCAVTEAEQVLG, encoded by the coding sequence GTGACGGACGAGCGGATCAGTGAGGCTGAAGGAGCGGGCGATGTGATCGCGCGCCTGAAGCGCCGCATGGTCGAGGATGCGCTGCCGATGTGGTCGGCGGTCGGCTGGGATCACGCAGCCGGCGGTTTCATCGACAGGCTGCACCGCGACGGTACGGCGGATACGGCCGCACCGCGGCGCGTGTTCGTGCAGGCGCGCCAGATCTATTGCTACGCCAAGGCGGCCCAGATGGGCTGGTACCCGCAAGGCCGCGCCATCGCCCTCAAGGGGCTCGAGCACCTCCTGGCGAAAGCCAAGGCGCCCGACGGCAAGCCCGGCTATGTGCACCGGCTGACGCCGGAGGGGACGGTGCTGGATTCGCGGCGCGATGCCTACGACCACGCCTTCATCCTGTTCGCCCTGGCGACGGTCTATGCGCTCGACCAGGATGCGCAGATCCGGGCCGAGATCGATGCGCTGCTTGCTTTCCTCGACGGCCATCTGCGCTCGCCGCATGGCGGCGTGCATGAAAGCCTGCCGGTGTCGTTGCCGCGCCGGCAGAACCCGCAGATGCATCTGTTCGAGGCGATGATCGCGTGTTTCGAGGCGACCCACGATCTGTCGTTCCAGAACAGAGCCGGCGAGTTCTTCGCGCTGTTCCTCGCCAATCTCTATGACAAGCGGAAGTGCATCCTGACGGAGTACTTTGAGGAGGACTGGTCGAAAATCGAGCCGGTCAGTGTCGAGCCCGGCCACCAGGCTGAATGGGTATGGCTGCTGAAGGGTTTTGAGCGCATCACGGGCTGTCCCACCGGACCGCGGCGCGCGGAGCTGCTGGCGACCGCGCTGCGCTATCGCGACGCGGCGACCGGCTGCCTTGCCGACGAGGGCGACGATACCGGTCACATCCGCCGTAGCACGCGCCGGCTGTGGCCGCAGACCGAGATGGCGAAGGCCTGGGTGGCGCAGGCCGAGTCCGGTGAGGCAGGCGCGGCGGACGAAGCGCGCGCGGCGCTGGTGCGGCTCGAACGGCATTATCTCAGCCATCCCGTGCGGGGCGGCTGGTACGACCAATTCGACAGCGACGGCAAATCGCTGGTCGACACCATTCCTGCGTCGTCGTTCTATCATGTTCTCTGCGCGGTCACGGAAGCGGAGCAGGTGCTGGGTTGA
- a CDS encoding ABC transporter ATP-binding protein produces MTETAEAVRPSPTVVPAPPLLAVRNIEVVYDDVILVLRGLSLDVPKGAIVALLGANGAGKSTTLKAISGLLKTEDGEVTRGEILFEGEPIAGIDPDKIVRRGIFQVMEGRRIVADMTSLENLKLGAFTRRDREVDADLDMVFNYFPRLKERTGLAGYLSGGEQQMLAIGRALMARPKMILMDEPSMGLSPLLVKEVFSIIQKINRDLGVTILLVEQNARAALSVASHGYIMEQGKVVLDGTADELRDNEDVKEFYLGGAGDQRKSFKNLKSFKRRKRWL; encoded by the coding sequence ATGACCGAAACTGCAGAAGCCGTTCGCCCATCCCCCACCGTCGTCCCCGCGCCGCCCCTCCTCGCCGTGCGCAACATCGAGGTCGTCTATGACGACGTCATCCTGGTGCTGCGCGGTCTCAGCCTCGACGTGCCCAAGGGCGCGATCGTGGCGCTGCTGGGCGCCAACGGCGCCGGCAAGTCTACGACGCTGAAGGCGATCTCGGGATTGCTCAAGACCGAGGATGGCGAGGTCACGCGCGGCGAGATCCTGTTCGAGGGCGAACCGATCGCCGGCATCGATCCCGACAAGATCGTCCGTCGCGGCATCTTCCAGGTCATGGAAGGCCGGCGCATCGTCGCCGACATGACCTCGCTGGAGAACCTCAAGCTCGGCGCCTTCACCCGCAGGGACCGCGAGGTCGATGCCGATCTCGACATGGTGTTCAACTATTTCCCGCGCCTGAAGGAGCGCACGGGCCTTGCCGGCTATCTCTCCGGCGGCGAGCAGCAGATGCTCGCAATCGGCCGCGCGCTGATGGCGCGCCCGAAGATGATCTTGATGGACGAGCCCTCGATGGGCCTGTCGCCGCTGCTGGTGAAAGAGGTGTTCTCGATCATCCAGAAGATCAACCGCGATCTCGGTGTCACCATCCTTCTGGTCGAGCAGAACGCGCGCGCCGCGCTCTCTGTGGCAAGCCACGGCTACATCATGGAGCAGGGCAAGGTCGTGCTCGACGGCACCGCCGACGAATTGCGCGACAACGAGGACGTCAAGGAATTCTACCTCGGCGGCGCCGGCGACCAGCGCAAGAGCTTCAAGAACCTCAAGAGCTTCAAGCGGCGCAAACGGTGGCTTTGA
- a CDS encoding ABC transporter substrate-binding protein, protein MKMTSLLSTASLAIAVAAFSASAQAQIAIGHLADYSGGTSDVGTPYGQAVADTFAWVNKNGGVGGKQLNVDTNDYGYQVPKAIALYKKWSAPDSKVAAIMGWGTADTEALTGFLAQDKIPDMSGSYAAALTDPEGTSGKAKPAPYNFFYGPSYSDSLRAMLMWAAEDWKTKGKPGKPKFVHMGANHPYPNAPKAAGEAMAQELGFEVLPPLVFALAPGDYSAQCLSLKSSGANYAYLGNTAASNISVMKACKTAGVEIQFLGNVWGMDENAAKTAGDAANGVIFPLRTAVSWGGDAPGMKTVMEISKMSDPTGKVYRPVHYVAAVCSALYMKEAIDWAAKNGGATGENVAKGFYQKKDWVPAGMEGVCNPSTWTDKDHRGTLKVDLYRTKISGPTDGDVNDLMAKGTIKLEKVKTVELPRKPELLGW, encoded by the coding sequence ATGAAGATGACGTCCCTTTTGAGCACCGCATCGCTTGCGATCGCCGTCGCCGCGTTCTCGGCCAGCGCGCAGGCGCAGATCGCGATCGGCCATCTCGCCGATTATTCCGGCGGCACTTCCGATGTCGGCACGCCGTACGGCCAGGCCGTCGCCGACACCTTCGCCTGGGTCAACAAGAACGGCGGCGTCGGCGGCAAGCAGCTCAATGTCGACACCAACGACTACGGCTATCAGGTGCCGAAGGCGATCGCGCTCTACAAGAAATGGTCTGCTCCCGACAGCAAGGTCGCGGCCATCATGGGCTGGGGCACCGCAGATACCGAAGCGCTGACCGGTTTCCTCGCACAGGACAAGATTCCCGATATGTCCGGCTCCTACGCCGCAGCCCTGACCGATCCCGAAGGCACGAGCGGCAAGGCCAAACCCGCGCCTTACAATTTCTTCTACGGGCCAAGCTATTCGGATTCGCTGCGGGCGATGCTGATGTGGGCGGCCGAGGATTGGAAGACCAAAGGCAAGCCCGGCAAGCCCAAGTTCGTCCATATGGGGGCCAACCACCCGTATCCGAACGCGCCAAAGGCCGCGGGTGAAGCCATGGCTCAGGAGCTCGGCTTCGAGGTGCTGCCGCCGCTGGTGTTCGCGCTCGCGCCGGGCGACTACAGCGCGCAGTGCCTGAGCCTGAAATCCTCGGGCGCCAACTACGCCTATCTCGGCAACACCGCGGCCTCCAACATCTCGGTGATGAAGGCCTGCAAGACCGCCGGCGTCGAGATCCAGTTCCTCGGCAACGTCTGGGGCATGGACGAGAACGCCGCCAAGACAGCCGGAGATGCCGCCAACGGCGTGATCTTCCCGCTGCGCACGGCAGTGAGCTGGGGCGGCGACGCGCCGGGCATGAAGACGGTGATGGAGATCTCCAAGATGTCCGATCCCACCGGCAAGGTCTATCGCCCCGTGCATTACGTCGCCGCGGTCTGCTCGGCCCTCTACATGAAGGAGGCGATCGACTGGGCTGCCAAGAACGGCGGCGCCACCGGTGAGAACGTCGCCAAGGGCTTCTACCAGAAAAAGGATTGGGTGCCGGCCGGAATGGAAGGCGTCTGCAATCCCTCGACCTGGACCGACAAGGATCATCGCGGCACGCTGAAGGTCGACCTCTACCGCACTAAGATCTCGGGCCCGACCGACGGCGATGTCAACGACCTCATGGCCAAGGGCACGATCAAGCTCGAGAAGGTCAAGACCGTCGAGCTGCCGCGCAAGCCGGAGCTGCTGGGCTGGTGA